A DNA window from Naumovozyma dairenensis CBS 421 chromosome 10, complete genome contains the following coding sequences:
- the GAA1 gene encoding GPI-anchor transamidase subunit GAA1 (similar to Saccharomyces cerevisiae GAA1 (YLR088W); ancestral locus Anc_8.261) — translation MGLLERVQRVIVSRGLIPKIMAQLPKISIIFVAISILMIAILPMDGQYRNTYISENALMPSQAYSYFRETEWNIVRGYRNELVHMENSTSRERNQIMESWLNEFGVKTQIYENRDNEVLYGVFHAPRGDGTEAIVLAVPWFNVDGEFNTNGAAVGVALARYFSRWPVWSKNIIVVFSENPDSALRSWVEAYYTSLDLTGGSIEAAIVLDSPGENDYFDYLEVYYDGLNGELPNLDLVNIGIYIAEHEGMRVSLHGTPFDQIKENNYWTRLKILVASIQSSAFSGLTKTHGNEAFSGWRIQSITLKTKGNSGPLDITCFGRVPEAMFRSINNLLEKFHQSFFFYLLLAPRQFVSISSYLPSAVILSVAFVIAFMDSYINNPSFALPFFSNYTLIPAIVWTVTLVACFILAQLFLILPIPSLLLLINIVISISSIIIQNKKLFKPAVSNRLRSFAFLHLSLILTSLLMVNFPLSFMIGLMAFPMTKVRSITANTAPQIKLENIILLMISNPFIALIIYNNVSSNSGLQGLQGLRVINRLISAWKDMRCWTWFVLCLGWLPSWIMVAISVIENEREPTSHDVKKNE, via the coding sequence ATGGGTCTGTTAGAAAGAGTACAAAGAGTAATAGTCTCCCGGGGTCTCATACCCAAAATCATGGCTCAACTCCCCAAAATCTCCATCATATTTGTCGCGATTAGTATTCTTATGATTGCCATCTTGCCAATGGATGGACAATACCGCAACACATACATTTCTGAAAATGCTTTGATGCCGTCACAAGCCTATAGTTATTTTAGAGAGACTGAATGGAATATTGTTAGAGGGTATAGGAATGAACTTGTTCATATGGAAAACTCTACATCGAGGGAAAGGAACCAAATTATGGAATCTTGGTTGAATGAGTTTGGCGTAAAGACTCAAATTTATGAAAATCGCGATAACGAGGTTCTTTATGGTGTATTCCATGCTCCAAGGGGTGACGGCACCGAGGCAATAGTGCTTGCAGTCCCATGGTTTAACGTAGATGGTGAATTTAATACAAATGGTGCTGCTGTCGGGGTTGCTTTGGCCAGATATTTCTCACGTTGGCCCGTTTGGtctaaaaatatcattgtTGTGTTTAGCGAAAATCCTGATTCTGCATTAAGATCTTGGGTGGAAGCTTATTATACGTCATTAGATTTAACTGGTGGTTCCATCGAAGCAGCTATCGTGTTGGATAGTCCAGGTGAAAACGATTATTTCGATTATTTGGAAGTTTATTATGATGGATTGAATGGTGAACTCCCTAATTTGGATTTAGTTAATATTGGTATCTATATCGCGGAACATGAAGGTATGAGAGTTTCATTACATGGGACACCATTTGATCAAATAAAAGAGAATAACTATTGGACAAGGTTAAAGATTTTAGTTGCCAGTATTCAAAGTTCAGCATTTTCTGGCTTAACAAAGACTCATGGGAATGAAGCATTCAGTGGATGGAGAATCCAATCAATTACTTTGAAAACGAAGGGTAACAGTGGCCCATTAGATATTACATGTTTTGGTCGTGTCCCGGAAGCAATGTTTAGATCAATAAACAATCTTCTAGAGAAGTTCCATCAatcattcttcttttatttattattggcTCCAAGAcaatttgtttcaattaGTAGTTATTTGCCATCAGCTGTCATCCTTTCTGTTGCATTTGTTATTGCCTTTATGGATtcatatattaataatcCATCTTTCGCATTACCATTTTTCAGCAATTATACTCTAATACCTGCCATAGTATGGACTGTTACGTTGGTTGCATGTTTTATCTTGGCTCAATTATTCTTAATTCTTCCAATACCATCTCTGTTACTGTTAATTAACATTGttatttccatttcatctataataatacaaaacaaaaagttGTTCAAACCTGCTGTCTCTAACAGATTAAGAAGTTTTGCATTTTTACATTTAAGTTTAATTCtaacatcattattaatggTTAATTTCCCACTCTCCTTCATGATCGGATTAATGGCATTCCCAATGACAAAGGTTCGGAGTATTACCGCCAATACAGCTCCACAGATTAAActggaaaatattatcctGTTGATGATATCAAATCCATTTATTGCATTAATCATCTACAATAATGTCTCTTCCAACTCAGGATTACAAGGATTACAAGGATTACGAGTCATAAATAGGTTAATATCTGCGTGGAAAGATATGAGATGTTGGACTTGGTTTGTCCTTTGTCTGGGATGGTTGCCATCATGGATAATGGTAGCTATCTCTGTtatagaaaatgaaaggGAACCTACTTCACATGATGTGAAAAAGAATGAGTAG